In Dehalococcoidia bacterium, the genomic window CGGCTGTCGCGGCCGACACGCCCTCGACGGCCCGGTCCGTGATCGCCGAACTGGGCGTAGACGCCGCGAAAGTTACAGTCATCCCGAGCGGCTTTGACGCCTCCCGCTTTCGGCCTCTCGGTTTGGAGCGCGCCCCGGACTGGGCGCTGTTCGTTGGCCGCCTGGACGCCCGTAAGGGCTTCCGGTTCCTCCTCGAGTCCTGGGTGGAGGTCGCGCGCCGCCGGCCGCAGGCGCGGCTCTTCGTCGTTGGCTCGGGGCCGCTCGAACCCTGGGCGCGCCGCTTCGTCGCCCAACACTGCCTGGAGGCGTCGGTGAGGTTCCTAGGCCGCCAATCGGAGGATGGACTCATCTCCTGGTACAACCGTGTTTCCGTCGTGGTCGTCCCCTCGGTCTTCGAGGGCTTCGGCCTCACGGCGCTGGAAGCGCTGGCCTGCGGCGCGCAGGTCGTCGCTTCCGACGTCGAGGGCCTGGCAGACGTTGTGCCGGACGCTGGCTGGGCGCGCCGCGTGCCCTATGGCGACAACCGTGCCCTTGCCGAGGGCATCCTGGGGGCGCTGCAGGCGCCGAAGGCCATCCCGGCGGCGGCCATCGCGCGCCTGGCGCAGACCTACTCCTGGCCACAGGTCGCGGCCATGTACCTCGCGGCCTACCAGTCCCTGGAGTCGCAGCCATCATGACCGTAGTCCCCGCCTGGCCCGGCCTGCGGCAGGCTCTTCGTATAGCCCTGCTCCAGTCAGCCGCCCTGGTAGTCCTGTCTTTGGCCGCCTTGCTGGCGGCGCGGGCCTTCCCGGACCAGTTCTTCTTCTTCCGGGCTCCCTGGCTCCTGCACCCTTTCGAGCAGGAGCACCTGATGATCGCTCGCCACCTCGCGCACACCGGCGATCTGACCATCGACGGTGAGGGACTGCACCCGGCTTACGGTTCGGAGGACCGCGGCTATGTCGACGGCCGCTACGTGCCCCGCGGCGGCGTCCTCGGATACCTCATCTACGCTCCCACCTTCCTCATTTCAGACTCCGCCTGGCTATGGGTGACCCCTGCCTTCGGGATTGTGGGCGCCTTGGGTGCCTGTGCGCTGGTGGCCCGCCGCACGGGAAGCGCCGTCGCGGGCCTCGGAGCGGGCACGGCCCTCTACTTCGCCGCGCCCTACTATCTCGCGTCCTCCGGCGTGGCGTTCGAGAACCTGATCGCAACGGCTCTCGTTCTCTGGGCTGCCGTAGCCCTGGACTCCTACGCGCGCGACGGCCACCCCGCCGCTGGGGTGTTGGCCGGCCTGCTGGCCGGAGCCGCAGCGGCCACCCGGCCTGACTACGCCCCGGCGGCGGGGCTCGTCATCTGCCTGATCCTCGTCCGCCTGGCCATTGCCTGGCGCGCCGGCCGGCTTTCGCGCTCAATTTTCGCGGGGAGCGGCCTTGGAGCCGCCTTCGCGGCGGCTGGCGTCGCCAGCATCTTCGCGGCAAACTACGCCTTCACCGGCGACCCCTTACAGAGCCCTTACGGCAGCGCCTGGCAGGGCAGCGCCTCCGGCATCGCCCGCAACTTCGCCGCCTTTCACCTTGCCGACTTTGTGAAGCTAGCCCGCTTCTTCCTCTGGGATGTCTCGGCCCCGGCGAGCGCGCTATTCGTAGCGGGCCTTGTGCTCCTGCCCGTGCACAGGAGGCCGTTCGCTGGCGACGTGATGCTCCTCGGCCTCGCCCTCTTCCTCGTCGTGCTCCACCTGGGCAGGTCCGGCCTGCACGCAACGGAAGAGGCTCTCCTGGTCTCGAGCCCGCCTCGGTACCTGCTGCCCGTCTATGGCGCCGGCATCGTCCTTGGCTTCGGCGGCCTCGCGCTGGCGCTGAGGCGCCTGGACCTGGGGCCGCTACCGAGTGCGCTCATGCTGGGAGTAGCGCTGGTCGCCGCCTCGGTTGGACTTAATGAGGCATACACCAACGCTGCTGGCATCCCCGCCGCCCAGGGCACCGCGAAGCGCCACCTGGCAGTCCACGAGTTCTCGCTAAAGCATCCGGACGCCCTGTTCCTGGGCGACATCGACACCAGCGCAATCATCGTCACCCAGCGCCTGCTCATCCCACGCTTGCTTCCCGAAACCTCCGCCCTTGCCCCGATCGTCGCCGGCGAGCTTGGCTCGGGCCGCTCTGTGTACGTGGTCGATAGGCCGGACTCGCTGGTCAATAACCCCCTGTACTCGGGGTACATGGACACCCTTGCGGCGAGCGGCCTCGCCCTCTGCCGCGAGAGCGACGAGCGGCTCTTCGCCGAGGTCGTGTCTGTCGAAGGTGAGGGCAGCCGGCTTGTTACTCGGCTCTCGGTGCGCGCCAACGACCCTGCCGGAGTGGTAACGCCCGTCCTGCGCCAGGGTTTGTCCTATTACCTCGTCGCCTCTGGCGAGTTCGCGTACAACGCCGCCGGCGCCAGGTCCGACGCGGTCGACCTGTGGCTAGACGACACCCGTATGGCGAGTCAGCGTTCTGCCGCGCACGTCTACTGCCGCAAGGTTCAAGGTGGAGGAGCCCCGGTGCGTCTCTACGTCGGCGACGCGTTTACACAGGACAACAGCGGCGCTCTCACCGTCGCGGTCTGGCTGGCCAGGTGACCTCGCGATGAAGGTCGGCCTACTCACGGACAGCATCGAGAGAGGCAGCCCCGGGCTGCGGCGCTACGCCATGCGGCTTTCGGCGGAGTTACTCGCCCTTGGCGGCGCCGACATCACCCTGCTGCACTTCTCCCCCGGCCGCGACTCCTTCTTCGAAGGTAAGCCCCACAGGCGGCTCTTTGACACCAGGGTCCCCCTGGCTGGCAAACAACTCGTTTTCTACCCCCAGGTCCGCCCCTTGAGCCTCGACATAGTGCACGACACCTATCACTTCCCGCCGTTCCTTGCGCCGGCATCATACGGCCGCATCATGACCGTCGCGGACACGACGGCCATAACTATGCGCACGCACCGCCTCAAAAACCGCCTGGCACACAAACTGCTGTTCCCGGTGCTGGTGCGGCGGGCCGACCACATCCTCACGATCTCGCAGCACACGCGCCACGACCTGATTGAGTTGTTACGCCTGCCAGAGGGCAAGGTCACCGCAACGCCGCTCGCCGCAGACGATCACCTTCAGCGCGTATCAGACCCGGCCAGACTCGCTGATGTCCGCTACCGTCTGAAGCTTCCAGCGCGCTACTTCCTCTACGTCGGCACAATCGAACCGAGAAAGAACCTCGAGCGCACGGTGAAGGCCTTCGCTCGGGCGGCCGCGGCCCACCCTGACGCCGAGCTGCTCCTCGCCGGACCTCGCGGCTGGGGAGACGCTGACCTTGAGGCAGTCGCCGCCGCCGAAGGAGTCGGCGCGCGGGTGCGGCTGCTCGGCCGCGTTGAGGAGCAGGACCTGGCCGCCCTCTACACGATGGCCACCGCGCTCGTTTACCCGTCTCTGTACGAAGGCTTTGGCCTGCCCCCCCTGGAGGCCATGCAATGCGGTTGCCCCGTGATCACCTCGAACGTGTCCAGCCTGCCGGAGGTCGTCGGCGACGCCGCCCTCCTCGTGGACCCTCGGTCCATCGACGGGATTGCCGAGGCCATGAGGGCAGTCCTCGCGAGCGAGTCGGAGCGCGGGGCGATGATCGAGCGCGGGCTCAAGCGGGCCCGCCTGTTCTCCTGGCGGCGCTGCGCCGAGAGGACGATGGAGGTCTACGAGCACGTCGCGGCCTCCCGGGCAGCCTCCCGAGCGGCCTGAGAAGCTTGCACGAGCCACTACGACGACACCGCCGGGAGGCTGTGGTCCGCGCCCGGCGGATGGACCGCTTGCGCGCCGGACCGGCGCGCGGGTCCTCTACGCCGCCCTGGTCAGGCAGCCCTGGAAACCACGTTCTCGTCCTCGGCCTCGGTCAGGCCGCCAGGCATCTTTAGGACGCCCAGGCGCCAGACCAGCGCCGCGTAGGCCGCGGCGGCGAGCACGATTGTCAGGGGCAGCGGCGCCGCCGGGTGTACGGCGAGCAGCACGCCGACCACGGCGAGCGCCGCCGTGGCCGGCCGCGCCGCCGTCATCAGTATCTCTTGGCGACCCATGCCCCCGGTACGAGAAGCCATGAACGCGAACACCGCTGTCTCGGCAGCCAGGGTCGCCGCCGCTGCCCCGTCAAGACTGAACCGCGGTATGAGGGCGAGGTTCAGCACCACGTTGACCACGGCGGCAATCGCTACGCCGGCGAGATACTCGCGCTGTCGCCCCGAGACCAGAAGGTGAGACCCGAAATAGCTGGAGAGAAACATGGCGCCCGCGGTCAGGCTCAGCACGCGCAGCGCGAAGGTGCCACCTGCGTATTCGGCCCCGTACACGAACACGAGGAGCGGCTCCGCGAGCACGAAGCCGCCTGCCGCCACCGGCAGGCCGAAGGCGAGTGAGTAGGAGCCATACAGCCGCATGAGGGCCCGCTTCTGCCTGCCGCTAGCATAGGCGCGCGACTGCGCCGGCAGGAACGCTGCCCTCAGCATCGAGACGATGCCGGAACTCCAGAGTGCCGGCGCATAGGCTGCCGTGTACCAGCCCAGCTCCTCGGCCTGACCAAGGGCTCCCATGATGACGCGATCGAAGTAGTAGTAGACCGCCGTCGTCAGCATCGCCACGCCAAGCGGCCAGGTCTCGCGGACAAGCGCCTTCGCAAGCTCCATCTGGAACTCGAACGCCAGCGGGCGCAATATCCGGAGGGCCAGCGCCCCACAGACAAGGAAAACCACGACCGTGACCGCTAGCGAGGCTGCCGCGATCTCAGTGACTGCGGCGCCGCCAGCCGCCAGCGCCGCAACCACGCCGACGCTGACAAACGCATGAACCGAGGTCACCGCGGCCTCAAGCGCCATCTTCCCCGATGCCCGGAACGAACATTGCAGGATCAGCGTCCCCGACGCCACGAGAAGCTGCGCACCCAGAATGTAGACCAGCGCCCGCGCTTCGGCGCTGTCGTTCACCAGCGGCTCGAGCGCGACCAAAAGGGCGAACACCGCCGCAGTGAGAGCGACCTTGATTGCCCCCACGGTGCCGAGGTACGGTCCCGGCCGCGCGCCTCGGCTCAGGTCGCGCGTGGCCAGGGTCGAGAGGCCGAAGTCGGCCGCCGTCGCGAAAAAGCTCGTAAAGGCCAACGCAAAGCCCCAGTGCCCGTAGGCGACGGCTCCAACGTGGCGCGCGATGACCGCCGAGCGCACAAACATGGCCACGCCCCAGGCCACCTGGGCTCCCACCAGCCATCCCGTGTTGAACAGCAGCGTCCGCGCCGAGACCTGCCGCGCATCGCCCATGCTGACGCTCATGCGCCCCCGCTAAGGACCTGACGGTACACCTCGACCGTCCTCTCGGCGATGGCATCCCAGGACAGCTCGCGGGCCAGCCGCTCACTGTCCCGAGCCATCGCCTGCGCCAGAGCGCCGTCGCTGAGCACGCGCGCCAGTGCCGCGGCTAGTGCCGGGGCGTCTCCCGCCGGAAAGACGGCCTCGGGCCGTCCCACAAGCTCCGGCAGGCCGCCAGCGTCGGACACGACCATGGGCCTCCCGAAGGCCAGCGCCTGCGCCCCGACTGCGCTTTGCGCGTCGAAATGCTTGTAAGGAAGCACGACAACGTCGCTCGCCACGAAGAGCGCCTCCACAAGGTCGTTCGGGATGAAGTCGAGGAATAGCCGCACCCGGCCCGATAGGCCCAGCGATGCGATAAGGCTCTCGTACGGCTGCCAGTCAGACCACGGCTTTCCCGCGATCACAAGCACGGCCTCCGGGATATCACGGACTACCGCCGCGAACGCATCTATGAGGACGTCCAGCCCTTTATATGGACGAATATTGCCGAAGGCGAGCACTACCTTTGCCCTCGGGTCTAGCCCGGCCGTGCGTCGCGCCTCGGACTTCGACCGCGGCTCGACCGCCGTGCCGATCGCGCCCATTGGCAGCACGTCGATCCGGCGCCCGCGCGCCGCCGGCCGCAGGGCATCGCGATTCTGGCCCGCGTGCACCACGAAGCTGTGCGCGAAGGCGTATACGGCCCGGTTCAAGAGGCGGCTGAGGCGCGACGACTCGTGCGGCGCAGCGTTGTGCACCGTCACTACCACCTTCTTGCCGCGCAGCCGCGCCACCGCAAGCATCAGGGCATAAACCGGCGCCAGGACGTAGCTCCACCACTGGGCGTGCACCACATCGCCGCGCAAAGACGCACCAGCCCACAGCGCCGCGACCGGGTTGTACCAGCTGAGGAGCCGCCGGACGCGCGCTCCCGGGACTGCCGAGGGCGCGGAGCCGTCCTCGGGGTCGCCGCCGGGATAGAGCCAGCGCGGATAGATGCTGGCGAAGGTTACGACCTCGAGGTCGACATCCTCGCGCCCTGCAAGGGATTGCACCAGGTGCAGCATGTAAGGAGAGATGCCTTTCGCCGGCGGCAGGCTGCCCACCATCGTCACCTTCAGGGGCGAAGCCGCCCCGCGGCCGCCCGCTCCCGCGCCAGGCCGGCTGGTCTCAGGCGTAGCGGGGCCCGCCGCTGTTGCAACCGGCGTGATCGCGCTAGCTGAAAGAGGTGCTTCTGGACGGCGCCGCACCAGTGCCTCCCTGCAGGGCATCGAGGGATTATCGGCAGAGGCGCCTCCGGCTTTTCGGCCCCGCGGGTGATACCGTGGGATGGATGAGCGAGCAGGAGACGCCGGGCGCTCCCCGGCGCTGGCAGCGGCGCGAACAGCGCCATCTGGCCGCGCGACGGCGCATGCAGAAGCACGGCGCGGGCGTCAAACGCGTCTACGCCGATGCCCTGCGCAAGCGCCTCAAGCGCCGCCGGCCAGATGCATAAATGTCTACTCTCTTGACAGCCGTGATATATTGACTCACGCGCTTTAGCACCTGAAGTGTTCCGCGCGGAGAACAATGGTCAGAGACCCGTTCGATAACTACCTGGACCTCGTCGAAGCAGCGCGCATCCTCGGCATCCACCCTCAGAGCCTGCGTCGTCTGATCAAGCAGAAGAAGGTGCCGGCCGTGATCTTCGCCGGCAAGTACCTCATCGAACGGGACAAACTCGAGATGTTCAAGGCCAACTACGACCCCCGCCCCGGCCGCAAACCCCTGCGCCGCCTCCTGTAGCCCTCTTAGCGCTTCAGCCCTCAACACATCAGCGCGAGGCTGCGCAGCGTCGGCCTGACGCCCGCAAGGCCACGGCCTGAGCGACGGTGGGCTGACCTGCCGGACGGCCTCGCCGCCTACTCCAGCGCGAAGTACGTCAGCTCGTCCGAGAAGAACTCCTGCCAGACCAGCAGAAACCCCGTCTCGTCCGTGGGTACCTTGAAGCAGACGTTGCCCTCCGCCTGGCCGTTCGGGAAGAGGTTTGCGTCCAGCTCCTTCGAGATGACGCCGCAGTCGGTGTCGTCGTCGAACTGGTCGTAGAGCCGGTTGCGCGACCCCACCAGGCTGAAAGCGTAGGAGTCGATGTTCTCCGGCCTCTGGTTGGTAGATATGTTCTTCACCCGCAGCGAGATAAGCAGCATGCGCTCGCCCGCCTTCGGCGGGTCGTTGAAGCGGCTCTCCGCCTGGACCTTCGGCCAGCCGTCGCGGTCAACGCCCGTCACCGTTATCTCCCACTTGCCCTCGATGCGCCCCGGCTGGCCGAGGCGTACGGGGTTCGAACGGGAGCTGCCGGGGCCCGTACGGGTCGGCGTCGGCGTGCGCCCGCCCGCCGTGACCGTCACGCGCGTGTCCGGCGAGTTCCCGCTGCCGCCGAGGCCGCCGCCGAAGTCCCTGAGCTCTCCGCAGTCGCCGAGGTACCACTTCCCGTCGCGCTTTACGAGCAGGAGCGACTCGAGCTCGTCCGACGGGTCGCTTCCGCCGCCCAGGCCGAGTCCGGAGAAGAACTCGTCCGCCGTCTGCCACTTGCCCTTGGACTTGATCCGGATCGCGTCGACGTTCTCCGGCCTCACCTCGTAACCCTCAGCTACCTTGACCAGTCTCAGCTTGCCGACGTCGACCTCCTCGATCTTTGCCTGCGCCAGCTGAGGGACGAAGAGGCGGATGAGGCCCAGCGCGGCGTCGATCTCGCTCGCGTTGACGCCGCCCCGGCACTCCGGCGCAAACGTGTTGATGACGTCCTTCCCGCTGCTGCCGCCCGTGATCACCCCGAGCAGCACCTTGATGTGCTGGTTGGTCGCCCTCGTGACCTGTTCTTCCTCCGAGCCGCCTCCCCCGCCGCCGCCCCCACCACCACAGGCGGCGACGGCGAGCACGAGGACGGCGCTAAGGGCGGGGAGTAAGGCTTTCTTTAGCATGCGAAGATGTTACAACTCGCTTTCGACAGTGTGTGGTCCGATCGCTCGATCTCGACCCCGCGGCCGCCGTAGCTGGCATTTCCGGCCCGGGCCGCTCAGGACAATGGCGGCGGGAGAGGTCATAGCGCGGACTGGTCCTGGAAGATAATCGGCAGAAACTCGCGATTCGCCGCTTACTCGGAGCCAGAAATCGTCGACCGCAGGTAGTCCATCGACCGCTTGTACCAGTCGTCGCTGATGCGGCCCGTGTAGCGAAGATGGTTGAGGATGACCTCCAGCGTCAGACAGCTGCGCATGTTGATGCCCGCGCGCAGCAGGCGCTCGCGCGCCCCCTGCTGCCTGTCGATCAGCACGAAGGCGTCGCGCACGTACAGCCCTTGCTCACGCAGCTTCTCCGCCGTCTCCAGGATGCTCCCGCCGCCGGTTACCAGGTCGTCCATGATGATCGCCGTCTGGTTCGGTTGATAGACGCCCTCGATCTCATTCCCCTCCCGGCTGGGATGCAGGTAGATCATCGGGACCTTGGCCGTCAGCGAGTACGCCGTGGCGATGTGCAGTCCGCCGAGTGGCACGCCCGCGACGAGGTCAAAGGGGTGGACCTGCGGGTTGCGCATCGACTGCAGCGCGAGGATCTCCTCGTGGATGACGTGCGCCGCCCGCCATAGGGCCGAGGGGTGGCCGATGAGACGTCGTACGTTTATGTAAACGGGGGATCCGACCGTCGTGCGTCCGAGCGTGAATTCGCCGAACTGGACCGCGTCCAGCTGGAAGAGGGCATCCGCCAGCCAGAGTCTGCTGTTGTTCTCGACGCTCATCGCCTCAAATCACAAAACGCCGGAGGCCCTTCGGACCTCCGGCGCCGGGTCGATTTCGTTCGCGTTCCCGCCTATCTGGAAACTCCATCCACTTGCGCCAGGCTTACACGCATCTGGCCAAGATTCGGTTTCTCTGGCGGTCTACCCTTTGTCGTGCGCCCTGTCGACCCGACAGGGCATTAAGAGTCGACTTGCCAAACTCCCCAACGGACCCGGTCGGTCATGCCGACGTTTCCTCCCTTGCGGGACTGTCCTGCTTTATTCGGACTCCGGAGTTCCAGCGCCAGCATAGCACCGCCCCATGCCTTGTCAAGTCGATTTCGATTACGTCACGCGTTCCTTTGGACTTCGATGCCGCCGTATACGTATCTGCAAGACACC contains:
- a CDS encoding flippase, giving the protein MSVSMGDARQVSARTLLFNTGWLVGAQVAWGVAMFVRSAVIARHVGAVAYGHWGFALAFTSFFATAADFGLSTLATRDLSRGARPGPYLGTVGAIKVALTAAVFALLVALEPLVNDSAEARALVYILGAQLLVASGTLILQCSFRASGKMALEAAVTSVHAFVSVGVVAALAAGGAAVTEIAAASLAVTVVVFLVCGALALRILRPLAFEFQMELAKALVRETWPLGVAMLTTAVYYYFDRVIMGALGQAEELGWYTAAYAPALWSSGIVSMLRAAFLPAQSRAYASGRQKRALMRLYGSYSLAFGLPVAAGGFVLAEPLLVFVYGAEYAGGTFALRVLSLTAGAMFLSSYFGSHLLVSGRQREYLAGVAIAAVVNVVLNLALIPRFSLDGAAAATLAAETAVFAFMASRTGGMGRQEILMTAARPATAALAVVGVLLAVHPAAPLPLTIVLAAAAYAALVWRLGVLKMPGGLTEAEDENVVSRAA
- a CDS encoding glycosyltransferase, producing the protein MVGSLPPAKGISPYMLHLVQSLAGREDVDLEVVTFASIYPRWLYPGGDPEDGSAPSAVPGARVRRLLSWYNPVAALWAGASLRGDVVHAQWWSYVLAPVYALMLAVARLRGKKVVVTVHNAAPHESSRLSRLLNRAVYAFAHSFVVHAGQNRDALRPAARGRRIDVLPMGAIGTAVEPRSKSEARRTAGLDPRAKVVLAFGNIRPYKGLDVLIDAFAAVVRDIPEAVLVIAGKPWSDWQPYESLIASLGLSGRVRLFLDFIPNDLVEALFVASDVVVLPYKHFDAQSAVGAQALAFGRPMVVSDAGGLPELVGRPEAVFPAGDAPALAAALARVLSDGALAQAMARDSERLARELSWDAIAERTVEVYRQVLSGGA
- a CDS encoding phosphoribosyltransferase gives rise to the protein MSVENNSRLWLADALFQLDAVQFGEFTLGRTTVGSPVYINVRRLIGHPSALWRAAHVIHEEILALQSMRNPQVHPFDLVAGVPLGGLHIATAYSLTAKVPMIYLHPSREGNEIEGVYQPNQTAIIMDDLVTGGGSILETAEKLREQGLYVRDAFVLIDRQQGARERLLRAGINMRSCLTLEVILNHLRYTGRISDDWYKRSMDYLRSTISGSE
- a CDS encoding DUF4352 domain-containing protein → MLKKALLPALSAVLVLAVAACGGGGGGGGGGSEEEQVTRATNQHIKVLLGVITGGSSGKDVINTFAPECRGGVNASEIDAALGLIRLFVPQLAQAKIEEVDVGKLRLVKVAEGYEVRPENVDAIRIKSKGKWQTADEFFSGLGLGGGSDPSDELESLLLVKRDGKWYLGDCGELRDFGGGLGGSGNSPDTRVTVTAGGRTPTPTRTGPGSSRSNPVRLGQPGRIEGKWEITVTGVDRDGWPKVQAESRFNDPPKAGERMLLISLRVKNISTNQRPENIDSYAFSLVGSRNRLYDQFDDDTDCGVISKELDANLFPNGQAEGNVCFKVPTDETGFLLVWQEFFSDELTYFALE
- a CDS encoding glycosyltransferase family 1 protein, translating into MKVGLLTDSIERGSPGLRRYAMRLSAELLALGGADITLLHFSPGRDSFFEGKPHRRLFDTRVPLAGKQLVFYPQVRPLSLDIVHDTYHFPPFLAPASYGRIMTVADTTAITMRTHRLKNRLAHKLLFPVLVRRADHILTISQHTRHDLIELLRLPEGKVTATPLAADDHLQRVSDPARLADVRYRLKLPARYFLYVGTIEPRKNLERTVKAFARAAAAHPDAELLLAGPRGWGDADLEAVAAAEGVGARVRLLGRVEEQDLAALYTMATALVYPSLYEGFGLPPLEAMQCGCPVITSNVSSLPEVVGDAALLVDPRSIDGIAEAMRAVLASESERGAMIERGLKRARLFSWRRCAERTMEVYEHVAASRAASRAA
- a CDS encoding helix-turn-helix domain-containing protein, which produces MVRDPFDNYLDLVEAARILGIHPQSLRRLIKQKKVPAVIFAGKYLIERDKLEMFKANYDPRPGRKPLRRLL
- a CDS encoding glycosyltransferase family 4 protein; this translates as MPRVGIVTYDFFPPIGGQGRHTYELWWHLRRLGADVKVLSSRPNALAGHTCAGTPAAMLARGIGFSIHANVVLSRWLHANPCDLLHLNGGPGGVLLLVKPPAPLLYTAHHTYAQQARLVPGQAWKKALAQVEARGYAAAAAVAADTPSTARSVIAELGVDAAKVTVIPSGFDASRFRPLGLERAPDWALFVGRLDARKGFRFLLESWVEVARRRPQARLFVVGSGPLEPWARRFVAQHCLEASVRFLGRQSEDGLISWYNRVSVVVVPSVFEGFGLTALEALACGAQVVASDVEGLADVVPDAGWARRVPYGDNRALAEGILGALQAPKAIPAAAIARLAQTYSWPQVAAMYLAAYQSLESQPS